A stretch of the Archangium violaceum genome encodes the following:
- a CDS encoding DMT family transporter has translation MTSHGRELPLQRILGGMVSGKEMVLMFLAAACFAVGGIFMKLSAGVSRPLPILAFLALFLLGALLQAFAMRRADLGVVYIAVLGLEAALALVFSIALFHEGLSLARVVAVLLILAGVALLRVA, from the coding sequence GTGACTTCACACGGGCGCGAGCTCCCGCTTCAGCGCATACTGGGCGGCATGGTGTCGGGCAAGGAGATGGTCCTGATGTTCCTCGCGGCCGCGTGCTTCGCGGTCGGTGGGATTTTCATGAAGCTTTCGGCGGGAGTCTCGCGTCCGCTTCCCATCCTGGCCTTCCTGGCCTTGTTCCTGCTCGGGGCCCTGCTCCAGGCCTTCGCGATGCGCCGCGCCGATCTGGGGGTCGTGTACATCGCGGTGCTCGGATTGGAAGCGGCGCTGGCGCTCGTCTTCAGCATCGCGCTCTTCCACGAGGGGCTCTCGCTCGCACGAGTCGTGGCGGTCCTGCTCATCCTCGCGGGCGTCGCGTTGCTGCGCGTGGCCTAG
- a CDS encoding PAS domain-containing protein has translation MYTPSPSLQRDEAQRLRALELSGLRDALPEPDYEDIVRLAAEACGTPIALISLVERDRQCFKANVGLHGVGEQERCISFCSQAIEREGVLLVEDTIADERFATNPLVQGEPFIRFYAGTPIQTEDGFPIGSLCVIDHRPRGLGESQLRSLLALKRQVELMLRMRSQVRLLKARNAELEQSQERTSVLNTYLQAEVRERQRIERQLLEQQTLLSSILAHIPHSVFWKDQNSVFLGCNPQFARDMGLASPLDIIGRTDFEMPVLSEYAEAYRRDDREVMESGIPKLAFEEPLRQYAGAMSWVLTSKVPLRDANGKVTGVIGIYADISERRRQEEVLQEAKELIERDAARLEEQVREAHERTRQLMEHSGEAVFVLDAAGSVLEVNPVAERLLGISRGQLLGTPFEALVPEEEREPLRQALKDLLARGTVCLEDLGLRSANGARVALGIAASLQVTGETRQLLIVGTDLTEKRRIEQQSIQNDRLAAMGALAAGIAHEINNPTSFVLSNLSWLQEWRDELARELVALPGLHPRLVESLSEAEEVIAESLVGGGRIRDIVRDMRFFSHTAGEEMAPVDIHACLDVVLRMAHNELKHTARVEKQYADALPLVSGSEGRLSQVFLNLIINAAQAMRSGGGLERHVLRVVTALEGGVVRVDISDTGHGIPPEVLPRIFEPFFTTKPTGAGTGLGLSISHSIIQKMGGEMRVRSEPGRGTTFTLFLPVPSSDT, from the coding sequence ATGTACACGCCTTCTCCATCCCTGCAGCGAGATGAAGCGCAGCGCCTGCGAGCGCTCGAGCTCTCTGGCCTTCGCGATGCGTTACCCGAGCCAGATTACGAGGACATCGTCCGGCTCGCCGCCGAGGCGTGTGGCACCCCCATCGCGCTCATCAGCCTGGTGGAGCGCGACCGGCAATGCTTCAAGGCGAACGTGGGGTTGCATGGGGTAGGGGAGCAGGAGCGCTGCATCTCCTTCTGCTCCCAGGCCATCGAGCGGGAAGGCGTCCTGCTCGTCGAGGACACCATCGCGGATGAGCGCTTCGCCACCAATCCGCTCGTGCAGGGCGAGCCGTTCATCCGCTTCTACGCGGGCACCCCCATCCAGACGGAGGACGGCTTCCCGATCGGCTCCCTCTGCGTCATCGACCATCGGCCGCGCGGGCTGGGGGAGTCGCAGCTCCGGAGTCTGCTCGCGCTCAAGCGCCAGGTGGAGCTGATGCTGCGCATGCGCTCCCAGGTGCGCCTGCTGAAGGCCCGCAACGCCGAGCTGGAGCAGTCCCAGGAGCGTACGAGCGTCCTCAACACCTACCTCCAGGCGGAGGTGCGCGAGCGCCAACGCATCGAGCGTCAACTCCTGGAGCAGCAGACCCTGCTCTCCAGCATCCTGGCCCACATTCCCCACTCGGTGTTCTGGAAGGACCAGAACAGCGTCTTCCTGGGCTGCAACCCGCAGTTCGCCCGGGACATGGGGCTCGCCTCGCCGCTGGATATCATCGGCAGGACGGACTTCGAGATGCCCGTCTTGAGCGAGTACGCCGAGGCGTACCGCCGGGATGACCGCGAGGTGATGGAGTCGGGCATCCCCAAGCTCGCCTTCGAGGAGCCCCTCCGCCAATACGCTGGAGCGATGTCCTGGGTACTCACGAGCAAGGTGCCGCTGCGGGACGCGAACGGAAAGGTGACGGGGGTGATCGGCATCTACGCCGACATCAGCGAGCGCCGGCGTCAGGAGGAAGTGCTGCAAGAAGCCAAGGAGCTCATCGAGCGGGACGCGGCTCGCCTGGAGGAGCAGGTCCGCGAGGCCCACGAGCGCACCCGTCAACTCATGGAGCACTCCGGTGAGGCCGTCTTCGTGCTCGACGCGGCCGGGAGCGTGCTGGAGGTCAACCCGGTGGCGGAGCGGCTGCTGGGCATCTCCCGTGGGCAGTTGCTCGGCACTCCCTTCGAGGCGCTGGTCCCGGAGGAGGAACGGGAGCCATTGCGACAGGCGCTGAAGGACCTGCTCGCCCGCGGCACGGTCTGCCTGGAGGACCTGGGGTTGCGCTCGGCCAACGGGGCTCGCGTGGCCCTTGGGATCGCCGCCTCGCTCCAGGTGACGGGAGAGACCCGGCAGTTGCTCATCGTCGGCACGGATCTCACCGAGAAGCGGCGGATCGAGCAGCAGAGCATCCAGAACGATCGGCTCGCGGCGATGGGCGCGCTGGCGGCGGGTATCGCCCATGAAATCAACAACCCGACCTCCTTCGTGCTCTCCAACCTCAGCTGGCTCCAGGAGTGGCGGGACGAGCTGGCGCGGGAGCTGGTGGCACTGCCGGGGCTGCATCCACGTCTGGTGGAGTCCCTCTCCGAGGCGGAGGAAGTCATCGCCGAGAGCCTGGTGGGAGGCGGGCGCATCCGGGACATCGTGCGCGACATGCGCTTCTTCTCGCATACGGCGGGCGAGGAGATGGCGCCCGTGGACATCCACGCGTGCCTCGACGTCGTGCTGCGCATGGCCCACAACGAGTTGAAGCACACGGCGCGGGTGGAGAAGCAATACGCCGACGCGCTGCCACTCGTGTCCGGGAGCGAGGGCCGGCTGAGCCAGGTCTTCCTCAATCTGATCATCAATGCCGCCCAGGCCATGCGGTCCGGAGGAGGGCTGGAGCGCCACGTCCTCCGGGTCGTCACCGCGTTGGAGGGAGGGGTGGTGCGCGTCGATATCTCGGACACCGGGCACGGGATTCCTCCCGAGGTGCTGCCACGTATCTTCGAGCCGTTCTTCACCACGAAGCCGACGGGGGCGGGCACCGGGCTCGGCCTGTCCATCAGCCACTCCATCATCCAGAAGATGGGCGGTGAGATGCGGGTGCGGAGCGAGCCCGGCCGGGGCACCACCTTCACCCTGTTCCTTCCGGTGCCCTCTTCTGACACTTGA
- a CDS encoding aldo/keto reductase, producing MNRREFLEATLALMIAPSAFAAGKPSSPQAVPRRKLGRTGEQISCLGLGGFHIGIQKDEAESIRIIRRALDSGINFLDNCWDYNNGQSEIRMGKALRDGYRSKAFLMTKIDGRDKKTAAKQIDESLERLRTDHLDLLQLHEIIRDNDPDRSFAEGGAMEAMIEAHKAGKARFLGFTGHKSPAIHLKMLETAKKHDFRFDAVQLPLNVMDAHFDSFEKRVLPVLVREEIGVLGMKPLGGAIILESKTVSAPDCLRYALSLPVSVMITGMDSMERLNQALSVARGFKPLSEKEVGALLAKTEKAARDGSFEKYKVSQRFDGTVKHPEWLG from the coding sequence ATGAACCGGAGGGAGTTTCTCGAAGCCACACTCGCGCTGATGATTGCCCCGAGCGCCTTCGCCGCGGGGAAGCCCTCCTCGCCCCAGGCGGTCCCCCGCCGGAAGCTGGGACGCACCGGTGAGCAGATCTCCTGTCTCGGGCTCGGCGGCTTCCACATCGGCATCCAGAAGGACGAAGCCGAGAGCATCCGCATCATCCGGCGCGCGCTCGACAGCGGCATCAACTTCCTCGACAACTGCTGGGACTACAACAACGGGCAGAGTGAGATCCGGATGGGCAAGGCCCTCCGGGACGGCTACCGGTCCAAGGCGTTCCTGATGACGAAGATCGACGGCCGCGACAAGAAGACGGCCGCGAAGCAGATCGACGAGTCGCTCGAGCGCCTGCGGACCGACCACCTCGATCTGCTGCAGTTGCATGAGATCATCCGCGACAACGACCCCGACCGTTCCTTCGCCGAGGGGGGCGCCATGGAGGCGATGATCGAGGCGCACAAGGCGGGCAAGGCGCGCTTCCTCGGCTTCACCGGGCACAAGTCGCCCGCCATCCACCTGAAGATGCTCGAGACAGCGAAGAAGCACGACTTCCGCTTCGACGCCGTGCAGCTGCCACTCAACGTGATGGACGCGCACTTCGACAGCTTCGAGAAGCGTGTCCTGCCCGTGCTCGTGCGCGAGGAGATCGGCGTGCTGGGAATGAAGCCCCTGGGAGGCGCCATCATCCTGGAGAGCAAGACCGTCAGCGCTCCGGACTGTCTGCGCTACGCCCTGTCCCTGCCGGTGAGCGTGATGATCACCGGGATGGATTCGATGGAGCGGCTGAACCAGGCGCTCTCCGTCGCGCGGGGCTTCAAGCCGCTCTCGGAGAAGGAAGTGGGGGCCCTGCTCGCGAAGACCGAGAAGGCCGCCAGGGACGGCTCCTTCGAGAAGTACAAGGTCAGCCAACGCTTCGATGGCACGGTCAAACATCCGGAGTGGCTGGGATAG
- a CDS encoding glucan biosynthesis protein: MEVRSRTWAERGARVVCVLGMVWAVVAGAAPKASSAPGKRSSTADLVRARARELAGRRYQAPVPAVPKEYAQLTYDQYRDIRFRPEKARWRDAGLPFQAQFFHPGFFYTSPIIIHEVDGGRTEKVRFSTDLFSYGPLVKQLPPSKVDGFAGFRLAHPLNRPDHFDELVAFLGASYFRALGRGNVYGLSARGLAIDTALPEGEEFPSFREFWLEKPAPGADRVVVHALMDSPSVAGAYRFVIIPGERTVMEVEATLYARKAVKRLGVAPLTSMYLFGENDRGTYDDFRPEVHDSDGLFLWMKNGEQLWRPLQNPAHLNVSSFQVEGLRAFGLLQRDQAFTSYEDLEARYDKRPGVWVEPLGDWGRGVVQLVEIPTAEEINDNIVAYWVPEAPFGPGAELRMGWRLSWGSVPPERPTVAQTVATRVAAGSTPAARRFVLEFSRGGPEGEGPVEAVVTTSKGQVLHPIAQRNDVTGGWRATFELVPEAGAPTELRCFLRRGSETLTETWSYLWTP, from the coding sequence ATGGAAGTGAGGTCGAGGACTTGGGCTGAGCGAGGAGCACGAGTGGTGTGCGTGCTCGGGATGGTGTGGGCGGTGGTGGCGGGAGCCGCGCCGAAGGCATCCAGTGCACCCGGGAAGCGGAGCTCCACCGCGGACCTCGTGAGGGCCCGGGCCCGGGAGCTGGCCGGCCGCCGTTACCAGGCCCCGGTGCCGGCCGTGCCGAAGGAGTACGCGCAGCTCACGTACGACCAGTACCGGGACATCCGCTTCCGCCCGGAGAAGGCCCGGTGGCGCGACGCCGGCCTGCCCTTCCAGGCGCAGTTCTTCCATCCGGGGTTCTTCTACACCTCGCCCATCATCATTCACGAGGTGGACGGCGGGCGGACGGAGAAGGTGCGCTTCTCGACGGACCTCTTCAGCTATGGCCCGCTCGTGAAGCAACTGCCGCCCTCGAAGGTGGACGGCTTCGCGGGCTTCCGGCTCGCCCACCCGCTCAACCGGCCGGACCACTTCGACGAGCTGGTGGCCTTCCTGGGCGCCAGCTACTTCCGCGCCCTGGGCCGCGGCAACGTGTACGGGCTGTCCGCGCGCGGGCTGGCCATCGACACGGCGCTCCCCGAGGGAGAGGAGTTCCCCTCGTTCCGGGAGTTCTGGCTGGAGAAGCCCGCGCCCGGCGCGGATCGCGTCGTGGTGCATGCGCTGATGGACAGCCCGAGCGTCGCGGGGGCGTACCGCTTCGTCATCATCCCGGGCGAGCGCACGGTGATGGAGGTCGAGGCGACGCTCTACGCGCGCAAGGCGGTGAAGCGGCTCGGGGTGGCTCCGCTCACCAGCATGTACCTCTTCGGAGAGAACGACCGCGGCACCTATGACGACTTCCGTCCCGAGGTGCATGACTCGGACGGCCTCTTCCTGTGGATGAAGAACGGGGAGCAGCTGTGGCGCCCGCTCCAGAATCCCGCCCACCTGAACGTCTCCAGCTTCCAGGTGGAGGGACTGCGCGCCTTCGGCCTGCTGCAGAGGGATCAGGCCTTCACCAGCTACGAGGACCTGGAGGCGCGCTACGACAAGCGTCCTGGCGTCTGGGTGGAGCCCCTGGGTGACTGGGGCCGCGGCGTGGTGCAGCTGGTGGAGATCCCCACCGCCGAGGAGATCAACGACAACATCGTGGCCTACTGGGTGCCCGAGGCCCCCTTCGGCCCTGGAGCCGAGCTGCGCATGGGCTGGCGGCTGTCCTGGGGCAGCGTGCCACCCGAGCGCCCCACGGTGGCCCAGACCGTTGCCACGCGCGTCGCGGCGGGCAGCACGCCGGCGGCCCGGCGCTTCGTCCTCGAGTTCTCGCGCGGTGGCCCGGAAGGCGAAGGCCCGGTGGAGGCGGTCGTCACCACCTCGAAGGGCCAGGTGCTCCACCCCATCGCGCAGCGCAACGACGTCACCGGTGGCTGGCGAGCCACCTTCGAGCTGGTACCCGAAGCGGGTGCTCCCACCGAGCTTCGCTGCTTCCTGCGACGTGGATCCGAAACCCTCACCGAGACATGGAGTTACCTATGGACACCGTGA
- the mdoH gene encoding glucans biosynthesis glucosyltransferase MdoH, whose amino-acid sequence MHAHSFSPETAGLRRGCVLGLAAISTVLATWEMFRLLSAQGLTAPEWVMGGFFTLCFAWIALSFWTAVAGFLQLASGRRLAGLRWPEAAEAAAPLKSRTAVVMPIHNEDPASVFANVQATYESLKATGRLDAFDFYVLSDSTRVEAWVAEELAWADLCRRVGGQGRIFYRRRSDNRGKKAGNLADFCERWGKRYDFMVVLDADSLMSGETLVKMARLMELNPRAGILQVPPRCVGRATLFARLQQFAGRLYGPVVAAGAAAWQFGESNYWGHNAILRVAAFTEHCGLPVLPGQQPFGGHILSHDFVEAALMRRAGYTVWLVPELDGSYEQPPPHLLAYAQRDRRWCQGNLQHLRLVLAGGLHPVSRGHFLMGVMSYVASPLWLLFLLSGLVAALNPTFDAEGALGLMGVSLTMLLLPKAFGLALALTRREESALMGGRGRLVLSVLAESLVSMLLAPVMMLFQSHFVFGTLLGYKVSWTSQQRDDEDLPWAEAARRHAVHTLVGVVLAAVALALSPGLLLWLSPVVAGLLLSIPMSVWTARASLGAWAARHGLFLIPEESAPPAVVARALELAQRELEPVEDGLERVLTDPRAHALHLALLESLPVTGVAPLALASARRKLLEGRREPLSAQEKAAVLMDAETLTEAARRRHALRAS is encoded by the coding sequence ATGCACGCGCATTCGTTCTCGCCCGAAACCGCCGGGCTTCGGCGGGGGTGTGTCCTCGGTCTGGCCGCGATCTCCACCGTCCTCGCGACGTGGGAGATGTTCCGGCTGCTGAGCGCCCAGGGTCTCACCGCGCCCGAATGGGTGATGGGGGGCTTCTTCACCCTGTGCTTCGCCTGGATCGCCCTGTCCTTCTGGACGGCGGTGGCGGGCTTCCTCCAGCTCGCTTCTGGTAGGCGCCTGGCCGGCCTGCGGTGGCCGGAAGCGGCGGAGGCCGCGGCCCCGCTGAAGAGCCGCACCGCGGTGGTGATGCCCATCCACAACGAGGATCCGGCATCGGTCTTCGCCAACGTGCAGGCCACCTACGAGTCCCTGAAGGCCACGGGGCGGCTGGACGCCTTCGACTTCTACGTGCTGAGCGACTCCACGCGCGTGGAGGCCTGGGTGGCCGAGGAGCTGGCGTGGGCGGACCTGTGCCGCCGGGTGGGCGGACAGGGGCGCATCTTCTACCGGCGGCGCTCGGACAACCGGGGCAAGAAGGCCGGCAACCTCGCCGACTTCTGCGAGCGCTGGGGCAAGCGCTACGACTTCATGGTGGTGCTGGACGCCGACAGCCTCATGTCCGGCGAGACGCTGGTGAAGATGGCGCGGTTGATGGAGCTCAACCCGCGCGCGGGCATCCTCCAGGTTCCGCCGCGGTGCGTGGGACGCGCCACGCTCTTCGCCCGGCTGCAGCAGTTCGCCGGCCGGCTGTACGGGCCGGTGGTGGCCGCGGGCGCGGCGGCCTGGCAGTTCGGCGAGTCCAACTACTGGGGCCACAACGCCATCCTGCGGGTGGCGGCCTTCACCGAGCACTGTGGGCTGCCGGTGCTTCCGGGGCAGCAGCCCTTCGGTGGCCACATCCTCAGCCATGACTTCGTGGAGGCGGCGCTGATGCGGCGCGCGGGCTACACGGTGTGGCTGGTGCCGGAGCTGGACGGCAGCTACGAGCAGCCTCCGCCCCACCTGCTGGCCTACGCGCAGCGGGATCGGCGCTGGTGCCAGGGCAACCTCCAGCACCTGCGGCTGGTGCTCGCGGGCGGGCTGCACCCGGTGAGCCGGGGTCACTTCCTCATGGGGGTGATGTCCTACGTGGCCTCGCCGCTGTGGCTGCTCTTCCTGCTGTCGGGCCTGGTGGCGGCGCTGAACCCCACGTTCGACGCGGAGGGCGCGTTGGGGTTGATGGGTGTGTCCCTGACCATGCTGCTGCTGCCCAAGGCCTTCGGGCTCGCGCTGGCACTGACGCGGAGGGAGGAGTCGGCGCTCATGGGCGGCCGGGGACGGCTGGTGCTGAGCGTGCTCGCCGAGAGCCTGGTGTCCATGCTGCTCGCCCCGGTGATGATGCTCTTCCAGTCGCACTTCGTCTTCGGGACGCTGCTCGGCTACAAGGTGTCCTGGACGAGCCAGCAGCGCGACGACGAGGACCTGCCGTGGGCGGAGGCGGCGCGGCGCCATGCGGTGCACACGCTGGTGGGCGTGGTGCTGGCGGCCGTGGCGCTCGCCCTGTCCCCGGGACTGCTCCTGTGGCTGTCGCCGGTGGTGGCGGGACTGCTGCTGTCCATCCCGATGTCGGTGTGGACGGCGCGCGCGTCGCTGGGCGCGTGGGCCGCGCGCCACGGCCTGTTCCTCATCCCCGAGGAGTCGGCGCCTCCCGCCGTGGTAGCCCGGGCCCTCGAGCTCGCGCAGCGCGAGCTGGAGCCGGTGGAGGACGGATTGGAGCGGGTATTGACGGATCCTCGCGCGCACGCGCTGCACCTGGCGCTGCTGGAGTCCCTGCCGGTTACCGGTGTGGCACCGCTCGCGCTCGCCTCGGCCCGCCGCAAGCTGCTGGAAGGACGGCGGGAGCCGCTCTCCGCGCAGGAAAAGGCAGCGGTGCTGATGGATGCGGAGACGCTCACGGAGGCGGCACGGCGCCGTCACGCCCTCCGGGCTTCCTGA
- a CDS encoding OPT/YSL family transporter — protein sequence MSKGWVSHSGEASAPVSEVPTAAPSLFVPALSFGSAELTARALLSGGTIGVLLALTNVYMGLKTGLWETGSIIATLLTFSCMSALVGRRGNAPSSLETHLAQTLAVSVGTLPSAAGLLGAIPALALLGVRPSGGWVALWGVGLGALGVLIAYLLRRRLLEQERLPFPTGIATAELISTLNTPTPAHRRRARGLWGTGLGAMLFTWLRDVGGVFPPVWLLPGQWRGIPLEKLLLGVGWNPMMLGIGMMLGVQGGLSLLLGTLVAWGGLAPWLVREGHVAQAEFGALVAWLTWPGVGLMVGAAISSLVPLVSTLPKVLGDLWWLGRGTVGWEATAAQRVGRAVLPTALLALVASGLALDMHPLQLLLSLLLVLPLCLVCAHSAGQTDIHPISQMGQLTQVAFGLVSPGQAALNVAAGSVVSGAAAPTGLSLCSLQAGRLLGATPSRQFLVQLIGLLLGAAVSLPAYSLLVAAHGLGTPELPVPAAHQFKTVAEFASKGLDGLPPRALLAVGLGFGTGVLLSMAARGRLARLLPSAMAMGVGFILPAHYAVTIALGAFLAAGVRRLWPSTSPHVQAVGTGAIMGESLIGLLVAALLALGLIASPG from the coding sequence ATGAGCAAGGGATGGGTGTCTCACTCCGGGGAGGCTTCAGCACCCGTCTCGGAAGTCCCCACCGCCGCACCGTCTCTCTTCGTCCCCGCGCTCTCGTTCGGCTCCGCCGAGCTCACCGCACGCGCGCTGCTGTCGGGCGGAACCATTGGCGTGCTGCTGGCCCTCACCAATGTCTACATGGGGTTGAAGACTGGCCTGTGGGAGACGGGCAGCATCATCGCCACACTGCTGACCTTCAGTTGCATGTCGGCGCTCGTGGGCCGGCGAGGTAACGCCCCCTCTTCCCTGGAGACCCATCTCGCCCAGACATTGGCTGTCTCGGTGGGGACCCTGCCCTCCGCCGCGGGGCTCCTGGGAGCGATACCCGCGCTCGCGCTCCTGGGAGTGCGGCCGTCCGGCGGGTGGGTGGCGTTGTGGGGAGTGGGGCTGGGAGCGCTGGGGGTGCTCATCGCCTACCTGCTGCGGCGGCGCCTGCTCGAGCAGGAGCGTCTGCCCTTCCCCACCGGCATCGCCACCGCGGAGCTCATCTCCACGCTGAACACCCCCACACCGGCGCACCGGAGGCGGGCACGCGGACTGTGGGGCACGGGTCTGGGAGCCATGCTCTTCACCTGGCTGCGAGATGTGGGGGGGGTGTTTCCCCCGGTCTGGCTGCTGCCCGGGCAGTGGAGGGGCATCCCCCTGGAGAAGCTGCTGCTCGGGGTGGGATGGAATCCGATGATGCTGGGCATCGGGATGATGTTGGGGGTCCAGGGTGGACTGAGCCTGCTGTTGGGCACGCTGGTGGCGTGGGGAGGTCTGGCCCCCTGGTTGGTGCGCGAGGGGCATGTGGCCCAGGCCGAGTTCGGAGCCCTCGTGGCGTGGCTCACCTGGCCCGGCGTGGGGCTGATGGTGGGCGCGGCCATCAGCTCGCTGGTGCCACTGGTGAGCACCCTCCCGAAGGTGCTGGGGGACTTGTGGTGGCTCGGACGCGGGACGGTGGGCTGGGAGGCAACGGCGGCCCAACGGGTGGGGCGCGCGGTGCTGCCGACCGCCCTGCTCGCGCTCGTCGCGAGTGGCCTCGCCCTGGACATGCACCCGCTCCAGCTCCTCCTGTCATTGCTGCTCGTCCTCCCCCTGTGCCTGGTGTGCGCCCACAGCGCGGGGCAGACGGACATCCACCCCATCAGCCAGATGGGGCAACTCACCCAGGTGGCCTTCGGGCTCGTGTCGCCGGGGCAGGCCGCGCTCAACGTCGCGGCCGGCTCGGTGGTATCGGGGGCGGCGGCGCCCACGGGGTTGAGCCTGTGCTCACTCCAGGCCGGGCGCCTCCTGGGCGCCACCCCCTCCCGCCAGTTCCTCGTCCAACTCATCGGGCTCCTGCTGGGGGCCGCCGTCTCCCTCCCCGCCTACTCCCTCCTCGTGGCCGCCCACGGGCTGGGGACTCCGGAGCTGCCCGTGCCCGCGGCGCACCAGTTCAAGACCGTGGCGGAGTTCGCCTCGAAAGGGCTGGACGGGCTGCCACCGCGCGCCCTGCTGGCCGTGGGGCTGGGCTTCGGAACCGGGGTGTTGCTGTCCATGGCCGCGCGAGGCCGGCTGGCGCGCCTGCTGCCCTCGGCGATGGCCATGGGCGTGGGCTTCATCCTGCCCGCGCACTACGCGGTGACCATCGCCCTGGGGGCGTTCCTGGCCGCGGGAGTCCGCCGCCTCTGGCCCTCCACGAGCCCGCACGTGCAGGCGGTGGGGACGGGCGCCATCATGGGGGAGTCTCTGATCGGCCTCCTGGTGGCGGCGCTGCTCGCGCTCGGCCTCATCGCCTCGCCGGGGTGA